From a region of the Paenibacillus antri genome:
- a CDS encoding Ger(x)C family spore germination protein encodes MRIRRLSRLGTAIALVPLLAACGEQAIVNEVKLVQTAGFDLSEKGEASSVLIPLYTKKSKADVELLQTDSVSHFNMIPSLNMKSNGTLEYGQIGLAVFGESFAKEGVGTVLDTFCKDPKISTRMILAVTEGEAVELLEQAKNRNESTLLSDMAMQNVRNGNLPSTNLHLSLFNFFGEGRDMYMPYFRPKNGAPELGGTALFREDRVAGVIGFKDSFLLKMLIENGMNGSMLIPVEEPREARDSYVAIQAIRSKAKYKVKRVRPVPEISIRIELEALARKVPEEVKLATPEGLSKMEREGAAYIEREIEALLEYFKERRVDPVGFGDMVRSRDRRWNEREFQKLYPSVGTEVAVKLNIFQTGVGE; translated from the coding sequence ATGAGGATTAGACGCTTGAGCCGCCTGGGGACCGCGATCGCGCTCGTGCCGCTGCTCGCGGCTTGCGGGGAGCAGGCCATCGTCAATGAAGTGAAACTCGTACAGACGGCCGGGTTCGACTTGTCCGAGAAAGGGGAGGCGTCCTCGGTGTTGATCCCGCTCTATACGAAGAAGAGCAAGGCCGACGTAGAACTGCTTCAGACCGACTCCGTCTCGCACTTCAACATGATTCCGAGCCTGAATATGAAGTCGAACGGAACGCTGGAGTACGGACAAATCGGCTTAGCGGTATTCGGCGAATCGTTCGCGAAGGAAGGGGTCGGGACCGTGCTGGATACGTTCTGCAAGGATCCGAAGATCTCGACGCGCATGATCCTCGCGGTAACGGAAGGGGAGGCCGTCGAACTGTTGGAGCAGGCGAAGAACCGCAACGAATCGACGCTGTTGTCCGACATGGCGATGCAGAACGTTCGCAACGGCAATCTTCCGTCGACGAATCTGCATTTGTCTCTGTTCAACTTTTTCGGGGAAGGCCGCGATATGTATATGCCGTACTTCCGCCCGAAGAACGGAGCGCCGGAGCTCGGCGGGACGGCCTTGTTTCGGGAGGACCGGGTGGCCGGGGTCATCGGCTTTAAGGATTCGTTCCTCTTGAAGATGCTCATCGAAAACGGGATGAACGGAAGTATGCTCATTCCCGTGGAAGAGCCGCGGGAAGCCCGGGATAGCTACGTAGCGATCCAGGCCATCCGATCGAAGGCGAAGTACAAGGTGAAGCGAGTCCGCCCGGTGCCCGAAATCTCGATCCGAATCGAGCTGGAAGCGTTGGCGAGGAAAGTGCCGGAAGAGGTGAAGCTCGCAACGCCCGAAGGGCTGTCGAAGATGGAGCGCGAAGGGGCCGCGTATATCGAGCGAGAGATCGAAGCGCTGCTGGAGTATTTCAAGGAACGCCGCGTGGATCCCGTCGGATTCGGCGATATGGTCAGAAGCCGGGATCGGCGTTGGAACGAACGTGAATTCCAAAAACTGTACCCGTCCGTCGGTACGGAAGTCGCGGTAAAGTTGAACATCTTTCAGACCGGCGTCGGGGAATAA
- a CDS encoding spore germination protein codes for MDATLEAPSPDQGEASKVQVEFDDLDLLIEQAKRSTDFQEMRIPSAGEDFTVAYYATLVDKEHLQKRLIEPLQRHAAQSDDIRSLEGFSRWIPTEEIEVTDNVEVIQSKLLKGHALVRRTGDRKRCALVPLAGLHGMRKDNTTENEFSVVGPNVGFIEDLDTNVHLLRMQLNIPQLVVKELTIGSMSKSRVAIVYIEGVTNERNVQTARQRLEAIDFDVIFDTSLLDQMIADESATPFPLFVTTERRDRVVYALVSGQVAIIADGSPYFITGPSTLHDFFISPEDYYLPWILGSFFRIIRISGVVFSLFATSFYIAITTFHYEVIPQDLLGPLIYSRMNVPFPPVFEVLFLELTIEFLREAGARLPTKIGQTLGIVGGIIIGQAAVEAALTSNILIIVVALSALASFTTPIYKMSNTIRFLRFPMIVLSSLWGAIGLFIGIGFLLVHITKLTSLGSPYTVPVYPLRVGDLNDSLIRPPFPWTSKRPGYLHPRSRKRYKPGTARAGEDADED; via the coding sequence ATGGACGCGACTCTAGAAGCCCCCTCCCCGGACCAAGGGGAAGCGTCGAAGGTACAGGTCGAATTCGACGACCTCGACTTGCTGATCGAACAAGCGAAGCGATCCACCGATTTTCAAGAGATGCGCATTCCTTCCGCCGGAGAAGATTTTACCGTCGCGTATTACGCAACGCTCGTCGATAAGGAGCATCTCCAGAAGCGATTGATCGAACCGCTGCAGCGGCATGCGGCGCAATCGGACGACATCCGCAGCCTTGAAGGCTTCTCGCGATGGATTCCTACGGAAGAGATCGAAGTGACCGATAACGTCGAAGTCATTCAGTCTAAGTTGTTGAAAGGGCATGCGCTCGTCCGCCGGACCGGCGATCGGAAGCGATGCGCTTTAGTCCCGCTTGCCGGCTTGCACGGCATGCGAAAGGACAATACGACCGAGAACGAATTCAGCGTGGTCGGGCCGAACGTCGGGTTCATCGAGGATCTCGACACGAACGTCCATCTTTTGCGGATGCAGCTGAACATCCCGCAGCTGGTCGTGAAGGAGCTGACGATCGGCTCGATGTCCAAGTCCAGGGTCGCCATCGTCTACATCGAAGGCGTGACGAACGAACGGAACGTGCAGACGGCGCGGCAACGGTTGGAAGCGATCGACTTCGACGTCATCTTCGATACGTCGCTGCTCGACCAGATGATCGCGGACGAATCGGCTACGCCGTTCCCCTTGTTCGTGACGACCGAACGCAGGGACAGGGTCGTCTATGCGCTCGTCAGCGGGCAGGTCGCGATTATCGCCGACGGCTCGCCGTATTTTATCACCGGTCCTTCGACCCTTCACGACTTCTTCATTTCTCCCGAGGATTATTATTTGCCTTGGATTTTAGGGTCGTTCTTCCGCATCATCCGGATTAGCGGGGTCGTGTTCTCCTTGTTCGCCACATCGTTCTACATCGCGATCACGACGTTCCATTACGAGGTCATCCCGCAGGATCTGCTCGGGCCGCTCATCTACTCGCGGATGAACGTGCCGTTCCCTCCCGTATTCGAGGTCTTGTTCCTGGAGCTGACCATCGAGTTTCTGCGGGAGGCCGGGGCGCGGCTGCCGACGAAGATCGGGCAGACGCTCGGCATCGTCGGAGGCATTATCATCGGACAAGCCGCCGTGGAAGCCGCGCTTACGAGCAACATTCTCATCATCGTCGTCGCGCTGTCCGCATTGGCCTCTTTTACGACGCCGATCTACAAGATGTCCAATACGATTCGATTTTTACGTTTTCCGATGATCGTGCTGTCCTCCCTATGGGGGGCGATCGGCTTATTCATCGGTATCGGCTTCCTGCTGGTACATATAACGAAATTAACGTCTTTGGGATCTCCGTATACCGTCCCCGTATATCCTTTGAGAGTAGGGGACTTGAACGACAGCCTCATCCGGCCGCCGTTCCCATGGACGAGCAAGCGGCCCGGATATTTGCATCCGCGATCGCGTAAAAGGTATAAGCCCGGGACGGCCCGAGCGGGGGAGGACGCCGATGAGGATTAG
- a CDS encoding AAA family ATPase, producing the protein MRRYRWIKWRLPLVRAGAVAALGALIFLGGPPVWQAMLSVLSLLFRMLFAVVFIIIQFLALYWFLTRGRTYWVLPGEQGATRDDYRGNPEIVENAERIAMLLKGAKDFKRMGGEAIRGLLLCGPPGAGKSYLAQVIANEAQVPFAYASAPSLQNMFFGVGNLKVMRLYAKARKLAKGYGACIVFIDEIDAIGMRRQGGGGGAGFFGMGAGTGLLNELLLQMDPPNIDGSKLAKPLRSLGLRRSKAERPSVLTVASTNLPNALDPALLRPGRFDRKLWVDVPDYDGRVDIFQYYLKKVKKDDTLTAEKAALDTIGYSPAQIKHIVNESVVIAHQRGAAAAGYDDFRSAMETYEWGLKQPLRSMSDDEKRNVAYHEAGHAVAQYLLKPHERVWKVTIIRRGSALGLAATKPTRERYNRSDSEMLAAIQVCLAARAVEEEFLGKKLNGVTSDLQQATQMAGAYLGLVGMGDDLFSFRAVGSNAEAMRTLRPKINELLKEQMAQVKTLVRERAEFVHAIAEELLQRGDLTGEEIEDIFVRLYGHARPELPLIVSRMSTDAARQAAPAQEPLEEEPEALSESGGDEGDADGGIDAGDEGEGGAGAGEDGDGDGEEDGDGEGGRKGRDDAIDRG; encoded by the coding sequence ATGCGGAGGTACCGATGGATCAAGTGGCGGCTGCCGCTCGTTCGAGCGGGCGCGGTCGCGGCGCTGGGCGCGCTGATCTTCTTAGGCGGGCCGCCCGTATGGCAAGCGATGTTGAGCGTGCTCTCCCTATTGTTCCGAATGCTGTTCGCGGTCGTATTCATTATTATTCAGTTCTTGGCGCTGTATTGGTTCCTGACCCGAGGCCGGACGTACTGGGTTCTCCCCGGCGAGCAGGGCGCGACGCGGGACGATTACCGAGGCAACCCCGAGATCGTGGAAAACGCCGAGCGCATCGCGATGCTGCTCAAGGGCGCGAAGGATTTCAAACGGATGGGCGGCGAGGCGATCCGCGGCTTGCTGCTGTGCGGACCTCCCGGCGCGGGCAAGTCGTATCTCGCGCAGGTGATCGCGAACGAAGCGCAGGTGCCCTTCGCGTACGCCTCGGCGCCGAGCTTGCAGAACATGTTCTTCGGCGTCGGCAACCTGAAGGTGATGCGGCTGTACGCGAAGGCGCGCAAGCTCGCGAAGGGGTACGGCGCCTGCATCGTCTTCATCGACGAGATCGATGCGATCGGCATGCGGCGTCAAGGCGGAGGGGGCGGCGCGGGCTTCTTCGGCATGGGGGCCGGCACCGGTCTGCTGAACGAGCTGCTGCTGCAGATGGATCCGCCGAACATCGACGGCTCCAAGCTCGCCAAGCCGCTGCGATCGCTCGGCTTGCGAAGATCGAAGGCGGAGCGCCCGTCGGTGCTCACCGTCGCGTCGACGAACCTGCCGAACGCGCTCGATCCGGCGCTGCTGCGGCCCGGCCGGTTCGACAGAAAGCTGTGGGTGGACGTACCGGATTATGACGGACGGGTGGACATTTTCCAATATTATCTGAAGAAGGTCAAGAAGGACGACACGCTGACGGCGGAGAAGGCGGCGCTCGACACGATCGGCTACAGCCCGGCGCAAATCAAGCACATCGTGAACGAGTCGGTCGTCATCGCGCATCAGCGCGGCGCGGCGGCGGCCGGCTACGACGACTTCCGCTCGGCGATGGAGACGTACGAGTGGGGGCTGAAGCAGCCGCTTCGATCCATGAGCGACGACGAGAAGCGGAACGTGGCATATCACGAGGCGGGGCATGCGGTGGCGCAGTATTTGCTGAAGCCGCACGAGCGCGTGTGGAAGGTGACGATCATCCGCCGCGGCAGCGCGCTCGGTCTGGCGGCGACGAAACCGACGCGGGAGCGGTATAATCGAAGCGACAGCGAGATGCTGGCGGCGATTCAGGTATGCCTCGCGGCTCGCGCCGTGGAGGAGGAGTTTCTCGGGAAGAAGCTGAACGGGGTCACCTCCGATCTGCAGCAAGCGACGCAGATGGCCGGCGCGTATCTCGGCCTCGTCGGGATGGGCGACGATCTGTTCAGCTTCCGGGCGGTCGGCTCGAACGCGGAAGCGATGCGGACGCTGCGGCCGAAAATCAACGAGCTGCTGAAGGAGCAGATGGCGCAGGTGAAGACGCTCGTGCGGGAGCGGGCCGAGTTCGTCCATGCGATCGCGGAGGAGCTGCTGCAGCGCGGCGACTTGACCGGCGAAGAAATCGAGGACATCTTCGTACGTTTGTACGGGCATGCGAGGCCGGAGCTGCCTTTGATCGTCTCGCGCATGTCGACCGACGCGGCCCGGCAGGCGGCCCCGGCGCAAGAGCCGCTCGAGGAGGAGCCCGAGGCGCTGTCGGAGTCGGGCGGAGACGAGGGCGATGCCGACGGCGGGATCGACGCCGGGGACGAAGGGGAAGGCGGAGCCGGAGCAGGCGAAGACGGGGATGGGGATGGAGAAGAGGATGGAGATGGAGAAGGAGGAAGGAAAGGCCGAGACGATGCAATCGATCGAGGCTAA
- the udk gene encoding uridine kinase, which translates to MLIIGIAGGTGSGKTTVARSVIERLGSDKVTFVSQDNYYKDNPHLSFAEREKINYDHPFAFDNDLLSEHLGRLKQGLAADAPVYDFASHARFQDRTVRLSPNKIAIIEGLHVLSDEKLRQLLDIKVFVDTDPDVRILRRVLRDIQERGRSIQSIHDQYLNTVKPMHEAFIEPSKKYADVIIPEGGHNEVGVQLLTILTEKYLNAEGRFA; encoded by the coding sequence ATGCTTATCATCGGTATCGCCGGCGGCACCGGCTCCGGCAAAACGACGGTCGCCCGCTCCGTCATCGAACGGCTCGGCTCGGACAAGGTCACGTTCGTCTCTCAGGACAACTACTACAAGGACAACCCGCATCTGAGCTTCGCCGAACGGGAGAAGATCAACTACGATCATCCCTTCGCGTTCGACAACGACTTGTTGAGCGAGCACCTCGGGCGGTTGAAGCAGGGCCTCGCCGCCGACGCGCCGGTGTACGACTTCGCGTCGCATGCCCGGTTCCAGGATCGGACCGTTCGACTTTCGCCCAACAAGATCGCGATCATCGAGGGGCTGCACGTGCTGTCCGACGAGAAGCTGCGGCAGCTGCTCGACATCAAGGTATTCGTCGACACGGACCCGGACGTGCGCATTCTCCGCCGCGTGCTGCGCGACATTCAGGAGCGCGGACGCTCGATCCAGTCGATCCACGACCAGTATTTGAACACGGTGAAGCCGATGCACGAAGCGTTCATCGAGCCGTCGAAGAAATACGCCGACGTCATCATTCCCGAAGGCGGGCATAACGAGGTCGGCGTGCAGCTGTTAACGATTTTAACGGAAAAGTATTTGAACGCCGAAGGCCGGTTCGCGTAA
- a CDS encoding endo-1,4-beta-xylanase, whose protein sequence is MGKKWKGWLPVLLTAALLLPQSGGGPAASAAAAGETVIANEFETGTDGWFARGSETIAASTETAHDGTGSLKTTGRTQSWNGPGTYVDSLVKGATYEFSLYAKLADGSGPAAIRLTVNQEGLPSGDPETYKGIASAQASVSDWIEIKGSFVLDPRASRYQVYVESDSPTASYYIDGFRVKLVAMPTTNAVVLNQSFEDGQLGGWGPLAWGGSGEASIASGVASDGSKSLKLSNRQSRASSLSRDLSGVLRSDRAYDLTFKVRLGEGADTYHLTAKITSGGQDSYNWIIGNTAVDAAAWTTFELKGYEVPSDTTGFLVYLESVDGSTSTADVYLDEFKVVDVTPGAEPEQPGDLDQTGVQASFEDGLGGWVRRFGDGMIEVSSADNHTSGGSKSLLTTASGQYDGPLLNVLGKMHKNHEYNLSAWVKMAPGEEATRLRLSVQSGESAFANVSANATVTDGAWVQLAGKFTLRTTPTVLNAYVETADDDGEPRSFYMDDFALTYVGPVEGPLPIQTGLDSLKDLYADYFDIGAAVEPAQLTGAVAPLLNKHYNAIVAENSMKPGSISPSEGAYNIASAQTIAQYARDHDMRLRFHTLLWHSQGADWMLKDANGNWLAATPENKELVLDRLEAYITKVVAEFADIADSYDVVNEVIDEGRPDGMRDSYWYRLTGKDFIKTAFRAARAADPTAKLYINDYSTHNPRKRDFLYDLVMELKAEGVPIDGVGHQTHINVSGPSIQQISDSIRKFAEAGFDNQITELDISVYTNNSDSYDPIPEDVLIKQGYRYKELFEALVALDEAGQAAGNPNGWISNVTLWGIADDHTWLHNRGTTRQDAPFPFDKRYQAKYAYWGIVEAVKEIVPSKLPIVRKSGTAAYGTPIAGGQADLAWSAVPSMETERAGGFGASFKTLWDEGHLYVRAFVADDVASAGDKLEAFVDDGAIRAFEFPRSGSAATETEGGYVAEFAIPMNAALSAGDLIAFDLRVTHEGVQDGTEHGRNGAIVSWSDPRNIQHQDSNGYGAVALVEAPKLAETGYGTPVVDGELDAVWAHASEQATGVWVEGTSGSTAAFRTLWDERFLYVYAEVADARLSDASANAWEQDSVEIFVDQNNGKSASYQDDDGQYRINFKNVKTVGGHATQDNYASATKLVDGGYVVEAAIRLDAIEPQDGTVIGFDLQVNNDEDGDGTRNSVAMWSDPTGQSYMNASRLGTLRFASLPKPASVQAKAQNHQVVHLKWAEVEGAIGYHVYQAPSADGPFVKATKHPIDDANFVVNRLTSGTTYYYRVTAVHPNGESAPSAIASVRTGQK, encoded by the coding sequence ATGGGGAAGAAGTGGAAGGGATGGTTGCCCGTGCTCTTGACGGCGGCGCTGCTGCTGCCGCAGTCGGGAGGCGGGCCGGCCGCGTCGGCCGCCGCCGCGGGGGAGACGGTCATCGCGAACGAGTTCGAGACCGGGACGGACGGTTGGTTTGCGAGAGGGTCGGAGACGATCGCGGCGTCGACCGAAACCGCGCACGACGGGACGGGGAGCCTGAAGACGACCGGGCGTACGCAATCCTGGAACGGTCCGGGTACTTATGTAGATTCCTTAGTGAAGGGAGCAACGTACGAATTTTCGTTATACGCCAAGCTGGCGGACGGCTCGGGTCCCGCCGCGATTCGGCTGACCGTCAACCAGGAAGGCTTGCCGTCGGGCGATCCCGAGACGTATAAGGGAATCGCCTCGGCGCAAGCGTCGGTTTCCGATTGGATCGAGATCAAGGGCAGCTTCGTCTTGGATCCTCGGGCTTCGCGGTATCAAGTGTACGTCGAATCGGACAGCCCCACGGCTTCTTACTATATCGACGGCTTCCGGGTGAAGCTGGTCGCGATGCCGACGACGAACGCGGTCGTCTTGAACCAAAGCTTCGAGGACGGCCAGCTCGGCGGCTGGGGGCCGCTGGCATGGGGAGGCTCAGGGGAAGCGTCGATCGCTTCCGGCGTCGCGTCCGACGGAAGCAAATCGCTGAAGCTGTCGAACCGTCAATCCCGCGCAAGCAGTCTCAGCCGCGACTTAAGCGGCGTGCTGCGATCGGACCGGGCGTACGATCTAACGTTCAAGGTTCGCCTCGGCGAAGGGGCGGACACGTACCACCTGACGGCGAAGATCACCTCGGGCGGCCAGGACAGCTACAATTGGATCATCGGGAATACGGCGGTCGACGCAGCGGCGTGGACGACGTTCGAGCTGAAGGGTTATGAAGTGCCGAGCGATACGACCGGCTTCCTCGTATATCTGGAGTCCGTCGACGGATCGACCTCCACGGCGGACGTATACCTCGACGAGTTCAAGGTCGTCGACGTCACCCCGGGCGCGGAGCCGGAACAACCCGGCGATCTGGATCAAACCGGCGTGCAGGCGAGCTTCGAGGACGGGTTAGGCGGCTGGGTGCGCCGATTCGGAGACGGCATGATCGAAGTGTCTTCGGCGGATAACCATACGAGCGGAGGCTCTAAGAGTCTGCTGACGACGGCCTCCGGGCAATACGACGGGCCGCTGCTGAACGTGCTCGGCAAGATGCATAAGAACCATGAGTACAACCTGTCGGCTTGGGTGAAGATGGCGCCCGGCGAAGAAGCGACGCGCCTCCGGCTCAGCGTGCAGTCCGGCGAGAGCGCGTTCGCGAACGTGTCCGCGAACGCGACGGTTACCGACGGGGCGTGGGTACAGCTCGCGGGCAAGTTTACGCTGCGGACGACGCCGACGGTCTTGAACGCGTACGTCGAGACGGCGGACGACGACGGCGAGCCGCGATCGTTCTATATGGACGACTTCGCTTTGACGTACGTCGGTCCGGTCGAAGGACCGCTTCCGATCCAAACCGGCCTCGACAGCCTGAAGGATCTCTACGCGGACTACTTTGATATCGGGGCGGCCGTCGAGCCGGCGCAGCTGACCGGCGCGGTCGCCCCGCTGCTGAACAAGCATTACAACGCGATCGTCGCGGAAAACTCGATGAAGCCCGGCTCGATCAGCCCGAGCGAAGGCGCGTACAACATCGCTTCCGCGCAAACCATCGCGCAATACGCGAGAGACCATGACATGCGGCTGCGCTTCCACACGCTGCTGTGGCACTCGCAGGGCGCCGACTGGATGCTGAAGGACGCGAACGGGAACTGGCTTGCGGCGACGCCGGAAAACAAAGAGCTCGTTCTCGACCGCTTGGAAGCGTACATTACGAAAGTCGTCGCGGAGTTCGCCGACATCGCCGACTCCTATGACGTTGTCAACGAGGTGATCGACGAAGGGCGGCCCGACGGCATGCGGGACAGCTACTGGTACCGCCTTACGGGCAAAGACTTCATCAAGACGGCATTCCGGGCGGCGCGAGCCGCGGATCCGACCGCGAAGCTGTATATTAACGATTACAGCACGCACAATCCGCGAAAGCGCGACTTCTTGTACGACCTGGTCATGGAGCTGAAGGCGGAGGGCGTGCCGATCGACGGCGTCGGCCACCAGACGCATATCAATGTGAGCGGCCCGTCGATCCAACAAATCTCCGATTCGATCCGGAAATTCGCGGAGGCGGGATTCGATAATCAGATTACCGAGCTCGACATCTCGGTATATACGAACAACAGCGACAGCTACGACCCGATTCCGGAAGACGTCCTGATCAAACAAGGGTACCGGTACAAGGAGCTGTTCGAAGCGTTGGTCGCGCTGGACGAGGCGGGCCAAGCCGCCGGCAACCCGAACGGCTGGATCAGCAACGTGACGCTCTGGGGCATCGCGGACGATCACACCTGGCTCCACAACCGCGGCACGACGCGCCAGGACGCGCCGTTCCCGTTCGACAAGCGGTACCAGGCGAAGTACGCATATTGGGGCATCGTGGAGGCAGTGAAGGAGATCGTGCCTTCCAAGCTGCCGATCGTGAGGAAATCCGGAACCGCCGCGTACGGCACGCCGATCGCAGGCGGGCAGGCGGATCTAGCGTGGAGCGCTGTACCGTCCATGGAGACGGAGCGGGCGGGCGGCTTCGGAGCCAGCTTCAAGACGCTTTGGGACGAGGGGCATCTGTACGTTAGAGCGTTCGTCGCGGACGACGTCGCGTCGGCGGGCGACAAGCTGGAGGCGTTCGTGGACGACGGAGCCATCCGCGCGTTCGAATTCCCGCGGAGCGGGTCCGCCGCGACGGAGACGGAGGGCGGATACGTCGCTGAGTTCGCGATTCCGATGAACGCGGCGCTTTCCGCCGGCGACCTGATCGCCTTCGACCTCCGCGTCACGCACGAAGGCGTCCAAGACGGAACGGAGCACGGACGCAACGGCGCCATCGTCTCTTGGAGCGATCCGCGCAACATACAGCACCAAGATTCGAACGGCTACGGCGCGGTCGCGCTGGTCGAAGCGCCGAAGCTCGCGGAGACGGGCTACGGCACGCCGGTCGTCGACGGCGAGCTCGACGCCGTATGGGCGCATGCGAGCGAGCAGGCGACGGGCGTCTGGGTCGAGGGAACGAGCGGCTCGACCGCAGCCTTCCGGACGTTATGGGACGAACGGTTCTTGTACGTGTATGCGGAAGTCGCCGACGCGCGGCTGAGCGACGCGAGCGCGAACGCGTGGGAGCAGGATTCGGTGGAAATATTCGTTGACCAAAATAACGGAAAGTCGGCTTCCTACCAAGACGACGACGGACAGTACCGCATCAACTTCAAGAACGTGAAGACGGTGGGCGGCCATGCGACGCAAGACAATTACGCCTCCGCAACGAAGCTCGTCGACGGCGGTTACGTCGTGGAAGCGGCGATCCGACTCGACGCGATCGAGCCGCAGGACGGCACGGTCATCGGCTTCGACCTCCAGGTCAACAACGACGAGGACGGCGACGGGACGCGGAACAGCGTGGCGATGTGGAGCGATCCGACCGGCCAATCGTACATGAACGCGTCCAGACTCGGCACGCTCCGATTCGCGAGCTTGCCGAAGCCGGCGTCCGTTCAAGCGAAGGCGCAAAATCATCAGGTCGTGCATCTGAAGTGGGCCGAAGTCGAAGGCGCGATCGGGTACCACGTCTACCAAGCGCCGTCGGCCGACGGGCCGTTCGTCAAGGCGACGAAGCACCCGATCGACGACGCGAATTTCGTCGTCAATCGGCTGACATCCGGAACGACGTATTATTATCGCGTGACGGCGGTCCACCCGAACGGGGAATCCGCGCCGTCGGCCATCGCGTCCGTCCGGACCGGACAGAAATAA
- a CDS encoding nitrite reductase (NAD(P)H) small subunit — translation MLAKEEGGGALLVEIGELSAFPERMGRRVRAKDTELAVFRLSDGRMFALENRHPNAKKHPGSLAEGIVSGEFLYDPLYDWKIRLTDGVVQAPDEGRVRTFPLVVKDGKVYAAGE, via the coding sequence ATGCTAGCGAAGGAAGAAGGCGGCGGCGCATTGTTGGTGGAGATCGGCGAACTCTCCGCGTTCCCGGAGCGCATGGGACGACGAGTGCGGGCGAAGGACACGGAGCTGGCGGTGTTCCGGTTGAGCGACGGGCGGATGTTCGCGCTGGAGAACCGGCACCCGAACGCGAAGAAGCATCCCGGCTCCTTGGCCGAAGGCATTGTCAGCGGCGAGTTTCTTTACGATCCGCTGTACGATTGGAAGATTCGTCTCACGGACGGCGTCGTCCAGGCGCCGGACGAAGGGCGGGTGCGGACGTTCCCGCTCGTCGTGAAGGACGGCAAGGTGTACGCGGCTGGAGAATAA